The Natrinema versiforme genome segment GCATTGTCGATGATCTCTTCGTTAAACTGGATGATGTTCTGAAGCCGATCGAGCAGGGAACCGAGCGCCCGTCGACGCTCCTGTAGTTCGCCGATGCGCTGTCCGAGTTCGTTGATCTCTTCAACCGATGTCGGGAGTTCCGAGCGTTCCTCTCGAAGATCAGATCGTTCGTTCTGGAGTGCCTCACGCTGGGTCTTCTTGTTGTCGAGTTTCCGGTCGATCTCATCGAGTTCTGCCTGTGTATCGTTTAACTCTGTGAGTGTCTCCTGATATGCTTCGCGCTGGGCCTGCATCTCATCGACTCCTGACTCCGCAGCTTCGAGTTCCTCGCGGAGATTTTCAAGATCCGCCCGTTTGTCCGTCAGTTCGTCGGCAATAGAGACCCGCTCGGACTGCAGCTCCGGGAGTCGCTCCTTGCTGGTGCGAAGTTCGGCGAGCTGATTGTCGAGTTCGTCCTTCCGCCGTTCGGCCTCGGAGATCTCCCGTTCGATCTCATCGGTATCAACGGGGCGCATGATGACATCATGAAGGTCATCACCCCGAGTGACGGTTCGACGCGCTTCGTTCGATTCAAGGAGAAATGCAAAGAGGTCAGCGAGCGTCGAGTCCTCGAGATACGGATCGTCGCTCATGGTCGTCGTGTTGCCGCTGCGTTCGAGGGTTCGGGTATACGTTACCCCTTGAATCGTGAGTTCAACGGAACCCTGGTCGGCGTCGCCTTTGAGCGCGACATCATTGCTACCAAGAGCAGCCATGATAGCGCGCAGTAGCGACGTACGGTTCGTTGCGTTTCGTCCTTGTAGAACGTTCACGCTGGGAACGAACTCAACCGACGTTTCTTCGATACCGCCGATCCGCTCTACGGAGAGAGCGGCCCTGGCGTCAGCCGACGTCTTTGGTTTCATGGTGTCTCCTATCGAGTACACAGCCAAAACTCTAACCCTATTATTAGCTGACCTAGGGAAGAAACTACATCTGACAGTCGCATCCACCAGCCTCGAGGAGATCGGTAACATCGTGAAGCGTTCCGCAGTGTTCACAGGAGATACGGAAGTTGATCAGGACTTCGAACTCATCGATATCGAGTTTGCCGCCGTCGCGGAGGCGGGCCACCGAATCGTCGACTACAGACTCGGCGCGGTGCTGGATCGAGTGAATTCGATCTCGTTCCTTCTCAGTGGTGAGTACGTTGCGTTCCTTTTCGACATCGAGACAGTTCCTGAAGTGCCGGTACATCGTCTGATGGGAAACGAATTGGTTCTGGAGGCGGTCGACATCGATACCATTTCTTTCGAGGGTCGACTGTGCTTCGAGTCGAACGGCCTCT includes the following:
- the rdfA gene encoding rod-determining factor RdfA, producing the protein MTQHNQPESTCTCKIGTLADAYELDSLYEELVARWTGAHSEEESVRTLADRFNQRLLRAEMRDANIELVEGRVENLYELLTDEDRLEAVRLEAQSTLERNGIDVDRLQNQFVSHQTMYRHFRNCLDVEKERNVLTTEKERDRIHSIQHRAESVVDDSVARLRDGGKLDIDEFEVLINFRISCEHCGTLHDVTDLLEAGGCDCQM